A single Pseudomonas sp. DC1.2 DNA region contains:
- a CDS encoding MarR family winged helix-turn-helix transcriptional regulator, with protein sequence MLDSQCLCVNLRRAARGVSRHYDGALDGFGINVAQYSLLCNLQRLDQPSISTLAEAMGLDRSTLGRNLRVLEGEGLVTLVEGADMRNRIVVLTEAGTARLAAALPAWEAAQQRLIDRLGAEKRETLLRLLDELA encoded by the coding sequence ATGCTTGATTCCCAATGTTTATGTGTCAATCTGCGTCGCGCCGCTCGTGGCGTCAGCAGGCATTACGACGGCGCTCTGGATGGCTTCGGAATCAACGTTGCCCAGTATTCTTTGCTGTGTAATTTGCAACGGCTTGATCAACCGAGTATCTCCACCCTGGCCGAAGCAATGGGGCTGGACCGCAGCACCCTGGGACGCAATTTGCGTGTGCTGGAGGGTGAGGGTCTGGTGACGTTGGTTGAGGGCGCGGACATGCGTAATCGCATCGTCGTGCTCACTGAGGCCGGTACTGCACGCCTGGCGGCAGCACTGCCGGCGTGGGAAGCGGCGCAACAACGGTTGATCGACCGATTGGGCGCCGAAAAACGCGAAACCTTGCTGCGACTACTGGACGAACTGGCGTAA
- a CDS encoding adenosylcobinamide-GDP ribazoletransferase, which produces MLPFWIALQFLSSLPIRLPGMPAPQELGRSLLFYPLVGLLFGALLWALNGLLLGTPLLLHGALLLTVWVVLSGGLHLDGLADSADAWLGGFGDRERTLTIMKDPRSGPIAVVTLVLVLLLKFAALLALIEQGHGVVLIIVPLVGRAALLGLFLTTPYVRAGGLGQALADHLPRKRGWQVLVVSALACVFIAGASAVLALLLAVAIFVWLRHVMRRRLGGTTGDTAGALLELLEMALLVGLALV; this is translated from the coding sequence ATGCTGCCGTTCTGGATCGCCCTGCAATTTTTGAGTAGCCTGCCGATTCGTTTGCCAGGGATGCCGGCGCCTCAGGAGTTGGGGCGCTCGTTGCTGTTTTATCCGTTGGTGGGGTTGTTGTTCGGCGCGCTGCTGTGGGCGCTCAATGGGCTGTTGCTCGGGACACCCTTATTGCTTCACGGCGCGTTGCTGCTAACGGTTTGGGTGGTACTTAGCGGCGGGTTGCACCTCGACGGATTGGCGGACAGTGCCGATGCCTGGCTCGGCGGTTTCGGCGACCGTGAGCGCACACTGACCATCATGAAAGACCCGCGCAGCGGTCCGATTGCCGTGGTGACGCTGGTGTTGGTGTTGCTGCTGAAGTTTGCCGCGTTATTGGCACTGATCGAGCAGGGGCATGGCGTTGTTTTGATCATTGTTCCGCTGGTGGGCCGCGCCGCACTGCTGGGCTTATTCCTGACCACGCCGTATGTACGTGCCGGTGGTCTGGGGCAGGCGCTGGCTGATCATTTGCCGCGCAAGAGGGGCTGGCAGGTGCTGGTGGTAAGTGCATTGGCCTGTGTCTTTATCGCAGGGGCGAGTGCCGTATTGGCCCTGTTGCTGGCAGTGGCCATCTTTGTCTGGTTGCGGCACGTCATGCGGCGGCGGTTGGGCGGGACCACCGGCGATACGGCGGGGGCGCTGCTGGAATTACTGGAAATGGCGTTGCTGGTGGGGTTGGCGTTGGTCTGA